One Polaribacter sp. SA4-12 genomic window carries:
- a CDS encoding DUF6973 domain-containing protein, with translation MIQYDFPELSQTEIEDQIDLIDEYYARALNNTIVNHMEGVLDLDDFVYYNPPNNNPPVIPTHNSENLPNEEKKDCILRLGDINWIDFKQLYSMYFADKGATNSSRSKYDHLDPNNTKRDDYRHTVWNALLSRYYWTTSSKLKKFNFAKKIADLNERCATNEVGTLYMDYHNNEVGRQLYQDKTTFKKFLWMKTGLNEPSANELKDFAYDLIEDHAVFIDMNNLFPTQGITEPQELAYLKIIRADKTKPVYLSEEINKNPYYGN, from the coding sequence ATGATTCAATACGATTTTCCAGAATTATCTCAAACAGAAATTGAAGATCAAATCGATTTAATTGATGAGTATTATGCTAGGGCTTTAAATAACACAATTGTAAATCATATGGAAGGAGTTCTAGATCTTGATGATTTTGTTTATTATAATCCTCCTAATAATAATCCTCCCGTTATTCCAACTCATAATTCAGAAAATTTACCAAACGAAGAAAAAAAAGACTGTATTTTAAGGCTTGGAGATATTAATTGGATAGATTTCAAACAACTGTATTCAATGTATTTTGCAGACAAGGGTGCAACAAATTCATCTAGAAGTAAATATGACCACTTAGACCCAAATAATACTAAAAGAGACGATTATAGGCATACTGTTTGGAATGCTTTACTTTCTAGATATTATTGGACAACATCTTCTAAACTTAAAAAGTTTAATTTTGCAAAGAAAATAGCAGATTTAAATGAAAGATGTGCCACTAATGAAGTAGGTACTTTGTATATGGACTATCATAATAACGAAGTTGGTAGGCAATTATACCAAGATAAAACTACATTTAAAAAATTTTTATGGATGAAAACGGGTTTAAATGAACCATCTGCAAATGAACTAAAAGATTTTGCTTATGATTTAATTGAAGATCATGCCGTTTTTATTGATATGAATAATCTTTTTCCAACACAAGGTATTACTGAACCTCAAGAACTTGCTTATTTAAAAATAATTAGAGCAGATAAAACAAAACCAGTTTATTTATCAGAAGAAATAAATAAAAACCCCTATTATGGAAACTAA
- a CDS encoding DUF6503 family protein, with product MKKVILLLIIVISVSCKNEAKKDVKKEVIVEVKKENFPNELGKVFEKHGGIKAWRNAKVLSFNKGEEVHTSDLHSRKIVINSPKYSLGFDGKEVWLDEETKGDYKGNPSFYYNLYFYFYAMPFVLADDGISYSKVDDLIFEGTNYPGYKISYASDKGTSPDDNYIVYYNPKTYQMEWLGYTVTFRSKKPSEKYKLIKYNKWENVNGFVLPKEITWYNKDEKGIPTEPARPATEFTLPLISQGKLADSFFEKPIVE from the coding sequence ATGAAAAAAGTAATTTTATTATTAATTATTGTGATTTCAGTTTCTTGTAAAAATGAAGCTAAAAAAGATGTTAAAAAAGAAGTTATTGTAGAAGTAAAAAAAGAAAATTTCCCAAACGAATTAGGAAAGGTTTTTGAAAAACACGGAGGAATAAAAGCGTGGAGAAATGCCAAAGTTTTATCTTTTAATAAAGGAGAAGAAGTACATACTTCAGATTTGCATTCACGTAAAATTGTAATTAATTCTCCAAAGTATTCTTTAGGTTTTGATGGTAAAGAAGTTTGGTTAGATGAAGAAACGAAAGGAGATTATAAAGGAAATCCTAGTTTTTATTACAATTTATATTTCTATTTTTATGCAATGCCATTTGTTTTAGCAGATGACGGAATTAGCTACAGCAAAGTAGATGATTTAATTTTTGAAGGAACAAATTATCCTGGTTATAAAATTTCTTACGCTTCAGATAAAGGAACTTCTCCAGACGATAATTATATTGTTTATTATAATCCTAAAACGTATCAAATGGAATGGTTGGGATATACAGTTACGTTTAGATCTAAAAAGCCAAGTGAAAAGTATAAGTTGATAAAATACAATAAATGGGAAAACGTAAATGGATTTGTTTTGCCTAAAGAAATTACGTGGTATAATAAAGATGAAAAAGGGATTCCTACAGAACCTGCAAGACCTGCTACAGAGTTTACATTGCCTTTAATAAGTCAGGGTAAATTAGCAGATTCATTTTTTGAGAAACCTATTGTTGAGTAA
- a CDS encoding ABC transporter ATP-binding protein has product MQHLKESTKNKTKPKVTLKQAFKTIIWPRRNIVFIGLVLIIIRSLAGFVLPLQSKVLLDEVVPNKDYSQLYTLIFIVICAILVQAITSFLLTKVLSIQAQYLISELRAQVQKKVLSLPISFFDNTKSGALVSRIMTDVEGVRNLIGTGLVQLIGGSFTAIVTLVILIKMNVWMTLFTFVPLSIFGIIALKSFKFIRPIFRARGKINAEVKGRLTETLGGIRVIKAFNAEDQESEVFEKGVADIFKNVKKSMTATAIMTSSSTFLIGLATTGVMGIGGYYMIQGTMTFGDLFKFTTLLAFMVAPIVQMSNIGSQLTEALAGLDRTEELMNMPAEEDDENRNIVLEDLKGEIIFDDVSFAYEEGKEVLNNINFKVPSGSVTALVGSSGSGKSTIAGLSATFLNPKSGTITVDNQDMSKVKLSSYRKYLGVVLQDEFLFEGTIRANILFPRPNATEQELQNAVKAAYVNEFTDRFDDGLDTLIGERGVKLSGGQRQRLAIARAILADPKIIILDEATSSLDTESESLIQKSLSELVKDRTTIVIAHRLSTIKQADQILVIESGSIAERGTHDELIAVKGRYYDLYTYQSKI; this is encoded by the coding sequence ATGCAGCATTTAAAAGAATCAACAAAAAATAAAACCAAACCAAAAGTTACCTTAAAACAAGCTTTTAAAACTATTATTTGGCCAAGAAGAAATATCGTTTTTATAGGTTTAGTACTTATAATTATTCGCAGTTTAGCTGGTTTTGTTTTGCCTTTACAGAGTAAAGTATTGTTAGATGAGGTTGTGCCTAATAAAGATTATAGTCAATTATATACTTTAATATTTATTGTTATTTGTGCCATTTTAGTACAAGCAATTACTTCTTTTTTATTAACGAAAGTCTTAAGTATTCAAGCACAATATTTAATATCAGAATTAAGAGCGCAAGTACAAAAGAAAGTTTTGTCGTTACCTATTAGTTTCTTTGATAACACAAAATCTGGTGCTTTGGTTTCTAGAATTATGACTGATGTTGAAGGCGTAAGAAACCTAATTGGTACAGGTTTAGTCCAATTAATTGGTGGTTCATTTACAGCAATTGTAACCTTGGTTATTTTGATAAAAATGAATGTTTGGATGACACTCTTCACCTTTGTTCCTTTATCAATTTTCGGAATTATTGCATTAAAATCTTTCAAATTCATTCGCCCGATTTTTAGAGCAAGAGGAAAAATTAATGCAGAAGTAAAAGGACGTTTGACGGAAACTTTAGGAGGAATTCGTGTCATTAAAGCTTTTAATGCCGAAGATCAAGAAAGTGAAGTTTTTGAAAAAGGAGTTGCTGATATTTTTAAGAATGTTAAAAAAAGTATGACTGCAACTGCAATAATGACAAGTTCTTCAACCTTTTTAATAGGTTTAGCAACAACTGGAGTTATGGGAATTGGTGGTTATTATATGATTCAAGGTACAATGACTTTTGGTGATTTATTTAAATTTACAACGCTACTAGCGTTTATGGTTGCGCCAATTGTACAAATGAGCAATATTGGAAGTCAATTAACCGAAGCTTTGGCAGGTTTAGACAGAACCGAAGAGTTAATGAATATGCCTGCAGAAGAAGATGATGAAAATAGAAATATCGTTTTAGAAGATCTTAAAGGAGAAATTATTTTTGATGATGTGTCTTTCGCTTACGAAGAAGGAAAAGAAGTCTTGAATAACATCAATTTTAAAGTTCCATCTGGTTCTGTAACCGCTTTGGTTGGGAGTTCTGGTTCTGGGAAATCTACAATTGCAGGTTTGTCTGCAACATTTTTAAATCCAAAATCGGGTACAATTACTGTTGATAATCAAGATATGTCTAAAGTAAAACTATCTAGTTATAGAAAGTATTTGGGTGTTGTTTTACAAGATGAATTTTTGTTCGAAGGAACTATTAGAGCTAATATTTTATTTCCAAGACCAAATGCAACTGAACAAGAATTACAAAATGCGGTAAAAGCTGCGTATGTAAACGAATTTACGGATCGTTTTGATGATGGTTTAGATACTTTAATCGGAGAAAGAGGAGTGAAGCTTTCTGGTGGTCAGCGTCAGCGTTTGGCAATTGCAAGAGCAATTTTGGCAGATCCAAAAATCATTATTTTAGATGAAGCAACTTCTAGTTTAGATACCGAAAGCGAGTCTTTAATTCAGAAAAGTTTATCAGAATTAGTAAAAGACAGAACTACTATAGTAATTGCACATAGATTGAGTACTATTAAGCAAGCAGATCAAATTTTAGTCATAGAATCTGGTAGCATTGCAGAAAGAGGAACGCATGATGAATTGATCGCTGTAAAAGGAAGGTATTATGATTTGTACACGTATCAATCAAAAATTTAA
- a CDS encoding DUF294 nucleotidyltransferase-like domain-containing protein, which translates to MNTIPERIYDFLKNFPPFSMLSKEQLLSICKAINVVYLEKDADLFITGNPVENQFYIVKDGAIGLFQEKTNALVDKCDEGDIFGLRALMRKDTYKLSAKAIEESIVYSITSELFEEYIATNAEASTYLLSSFVSNTRYIESNKLGDVAPIESIQEFSEEQSADYSKNPIQCSIETSIKAAALIMTNKRVGSIIITEKLKPIGIITDKDLRTKIATGLVSIEEPVSKIMSFPVITYPENITIAEAQIAMIQHGITHLCITKDGTPNSELTGLLSEHDIVVIRENNASALVKEIKRATTFKQLQHIRQRAQKILNRYLEQQIPITFITKIISSINDSITRHIIDLALAEMSTPAPTSFAWLAIGSQGREEQLLLTDQDNALVFNDVLESEYKNTQHYFLTLSKKINAGLEIVGFELCPANMMASNPKWCLSASQWNQQFKSWIVTPDQDNLMLCTIFFDFEFVYGDKNLVETLTNGIFETIKSHEIFLNFLGINALKNPPPLSFFRQFLVERDGKHKDQFDIKARAMMPLVDAARLLMLSKNINTPKNTIVRYDKLSELEPQNKEIYIACSKAFKNLLRYRTQQGLLHNDSGRFIDLETLSKANRLELKSCFKAVKDVQDLIETRFKLSHFS; encoded by the coding sequence ATGAACACAATACCAGAACGCATCTACGATTTCCTAAAAAACTTTCCACCTTTTAGTATGCTGTCTAAAGAACAATTATTATCGATTTGCAAGGCAATAAATGTAGTATATTTAGAAAAGGATGCCGATTTATTTATTACAGGTAACCCTGTTGAAAACCAATTCTATATTGTTAAAGATGGTGCTATTGGTTTGTTTCAAGAAAAAACAAATGCTTTGGTTGATAAATGTGATGAAGGTGATATTTTTGGATTGCGTGCTTTAATGCGTAAGGATACTTATAAATTAAGCGCAAAAGCAATAGAAGAAAGCATTGTATATAGTATTACTTCTGAGTTATTTGAAGAATACATTGCCACAAATGCTGAAGCTAGCACGTATTTATTGTCCAGTTTTGTTTCAAACACTAGATATATAGAATCTAATAAATTAGGTGATGTAGCGCCTATAGAAAGCATTCAAGAATTTTCTGAAGAACAATCTGCAGATTATTCTAAAAACCCAATACAATGTTCAATAGAAACGAGTATTAAAGCCGCCGCTTTAATAATGACCAATAAACGTGTAGGTTCTATTATTATTACCGAAAAACTGAAGCCAATTGGTATCATAACTGATAAAGATTTACGTACAAAAATTGCAACGGGTTTAGTTTCTATTGAAGAACCTGTTTCTAAAATTATGTCATTTCCTGTAATTACGTATCCTGAAAATATTACGATTGCTGAAGCACAAATAGCAATGATTCAACATGGAATTACACATTTATGTATCACAAAAGACGGAACACCAAACTCTGAACTCACAGGTCTTTTGTCTGAGCATGATATTGTAGTAATTCGTGAAAACAACGCTTCTGCTTTAGTGAAAGAAATAAAGCGCGCAACTACTTTTAAACAATTACAACACATTAGACAACGTGCTCAAAAAATATTAAATCGCTACTTAGAACAACAAATACCAATTACATTTATAACTAAAATAATATCTAGTATTAACGATAGTATTACAAGACATATTATTGATTTGGCTTTGGCTGAAATGTCTACTCCTGCTCCAACTTCTTTTGCTTGGTTAGCAATTGGAAGCCAAGGTAGAGAAGAGCAATTACTACTTACAGACCAAGATAATGCATTGGTTTTTAATGATGTTTTAGAAAGTGAATACAAAAACACGCAACATTATTTTTTAACGCTTTCAAAAAAAATAAATGCAGGTTTAGAAATTGTTGGTTTTGAATTATGCCCTGCAAATATGATGGCTAGTAATCCAAAATGGTGTTTATCTGCAAGTCAATGGAATCAACAATTTAAATCTTGGATTGTAACTCCTGATCAAGATAATTTAATGTTATGTACTATTTTCTTTGATTTTGAATTTGTTTATGGTGATAAAAACTTAGTAGAAACTTTAACAAATGGTATTTTTGAAACCATAAAATCTCATGAAATATTTTTAAATTTCTTAGGGATAAATGCCTTAAAGAATCCACCACCTTTAAGTTTCTTTAGACAATTTTTGGTAGAACGTGATGGTAAACATAAAGATCAATTTGATATAAAAGCACGTGCAATGATGCCTTTGGTTGATGCTGCTCGTTTATTAATGCTGTCGAAAAATATAAATACACCTAAAAACACAATTGTCCGTTATGATAAACTTTCGGAACTAGAGCCACAAAATAAAGAAATCTACATTGCTTGTAGCAAGGCTTTTAAAAACTTACTTCGTTATAGAACCCAACAAGGTTTATTACATAACGATTCTGGTAGATTTATTGATTTAGAAACTTTAAGTAAAGCAAATCGTTTAGAATTAAAAAGCTGCTTTAAAGCCGTAAAAGATGTACAGGATTTAATTGAAACAAGATTTAAACTTTCACATTTTTCATAA
- a CDS encoding 3'-5' exonuclease, protein MNWFKKKTYPTFWKSYIECFKEKQDTSLENIRFVVFDTETTGLDTKQDRILSIGTITVIGNTLKVADSLECYLKQDLFNAETVKIHGLLKAGTYKKATEEEAIIQFLAHIKNSVLVAHHAAFDIAMINQALKRLNLPKLKNKVLDTGHLYKKTKLDTSKKHFSLDELSIKFNIPQHDRHTASGDAFITALLLVKLLSILKKQNTDLSISQLLKNNNRRGLL, encoded by the coding sequence ATGAATTGGTTTAAGAAAAAGACATATCCTACTTTCTGGAAATCGTATATTGAATGTTTTAAAGAAAAACAAGACACCTCTTTAGAAAACATACGCTTTGTAGTTTTTGACACAGAAACAACAGGTTTAGACACAAAACAAGATCGAATATTATCTATAGGAACGATCACAGTTATTGGAAATACGTTAAAAGTTGCTGATAGTTTAGAATGTTATTTAAAACAAGATTTATTTAATGCTGAAACCGTAAAAATTCATGGTTTATTAAAAGCAGGAACTTATAAAAAAGCAACTGAAGAAGAAGCTATAATTCAATTTTTAGCACATATTAAAAATTCAGTTTTAGTGGCACATCATGCTGCTTTTGATATCGCTATGATAAATCAAGCTTTAAAACGTTTAAACTTACCAAAATTAAAAAACAAAGTATTAGATACAGGACATTTATATAAGAAAACAAAATTAGATACTTCTAAAAAACACTTCAGTTTAGATGAATTATCAATAAAATTTAACATCCCACAACATGACAGACATACTGCTTCTGGTGATGCTTTTATTACTGCATTATTATTGGTAAAACTATTAAGTATTCTCAAAAAACAAAATACAGATTTATCTATAAGCCAACTTCTAAAAAATAATAACAGAAGAGGCCTTTTGTAA
- the acs gene encoding acetate--CoA ligase, with protein sequence MSNYHIKHLEEYYKVYRKSVREPETFWEEIAEEHFVWRKKWDKVLEWDFKKPEVKWFEGAKLNITENCIDRHLTTKGDKTAILFEPNDPNEAAEHITYNQLHQRVNQFANVLKENGVKKGDRVCIYVPMIPELAIATLACARIGAIHSVVFAGFSSTALATRINDSDCKMVITSDGSYRGKKSIDLKGIVDEALESCPGVENVLVAKRINSDIFMKEGRDQWLQPLLDNASTECVAEIMDAEDPLFILYTSGSTGKPKGMVHTTAGYMVYTAYTFKNAFQYRDNEVYWCTADIGWITGHSYIVYGPLANGATTVLFEGVPSYPDFGRFWEIVEKHKVNQFYTAPTAIRALAKHGTELVDKYDLSSLKVLGSVGEPINEEAWHWYNDNVGKKKSPIIDTWWQTETGGMMITPIPYVTPTKPTYATLPFIGVQPALMDENGKEIKDNQVDGRLCIKFPWPSMARTIWGNHERYKETYFSAYEGMYFTGDGALRDEVGYYRITGRVDDVIIVSGHNLGTAPIEDAINEHPAVVESAIVGFPHDIKGSALYGYVILKDTGESRDQNNLRKEINQIITEHIGPIAKLDKIHFSEGLPKTRSGKIMRRILRKIACNELDNLGDTSTLLNPEVVQDIIDKRL encoded by the coding sequence ATGAGTAATTATCACATAAAGCATTTAGAGGAATATTATAAAGTGTACAGAAAATCAGTAAGAGAACCAGAAACTTTTTGGGAAGAAATTGCTGAAGAGCATTTTGTATGGAGAAAAAAATGGGATAAAGTTTTAGAATGGGATTTTAAAAAACCAGAAGTAAAGTGGTTTGAAGGTGCAAAACTTAATATTACAGAGAATTGTATAGATAGACATTTAACTACAAAAGGAGATAAAACTGCCATTTTATTTGAACCTAATGATCCCAATGAAGCTGCAGAACATATTACATATAATCAATTACATCAAAGGGTAAATCAATTTGCAAACGTATTAAAAGAAAACGGAGTTAAAAAAGGAGATAGAGTCTGTATCTATGTACCAATGATTCCAGAATTAGCGATTGCAACATTGGCTTGTGCTAGAATTGGAGCAATACATTCAGTTGTTTTTGCTGGTTTTTCATCAACAGCACTTGCAACAAGAATTAATGATTCTGATTGTAAAATGGTGATTACTTCTGATGGTTCTTATAGAGGGAAAAAGTCAATAGATTTAAAAGGAATTGTAGATGAAGCTTTAGAAAGTTGCCCTGGTGTAGAAAATGTTTTGGTTGCTAAAAGAATTAATTCTGATATTTTTATGAAAGAAGGACGTGACCAATGGTTACAACCTTTATTAGATAACGCTTCTACAGAATGTGTGGCAGAAATTATGGATGCAGAAGATCCTTTATTTATTTTGTACACTTCAGGTTCTACAGGGAAGCCAAAAGGAATGGTACATACAACTGCTGGTTATATGGTTTATACAGCTTACACATTTAAAAATGCATTTCAATATAGAGATAATGAAGTGTATTGGTGTACTGCAGATATTGGTTGGATTACGGGTCATTCTTATATCGTTTATGGTCCTTTAGCAAATGGAGCAACGACTGTTCTGTTTGAAGGAGTGCCAAGTTATCCAGATTTTGGACGCTTTTGGGAGATTGTAGAAAAGCATAAAGTAAATCAATTTTATACTGCGCCAACAGCAATTAGAGCTTTGGCTAAACACGGAACAGAATTGGTTGATAAATACGATTTATCATCATTAAAAGTTTTGGGTTCTGTAGGAGAACCAATTAATGAGGAAGCGTGGCACTGGTATAATGACAATGTTGGGAAAAAGAAAAGTCCGATTATTGATACTTGGTGGCAAACAGAAACAGGAGGAATGATGATTACGCCAATTCCTTATGTTACACCAACAAAACCAACGTATGCAACGTTACCTTTTATTGGAGTTCAACCAGCATTAATGGATGAAAACGGAAAAGAAATAAAAGACAATCAAGTAGATGGAAGATTGTGTATAAAATTCCCTTGGCCTAGTATGGCAAGAACTATTTGGGGAAATCACGAACGTTACAAAGAAACCTATTTTTCTGCATATGAAGGTATGTATTTTACTGGAGATGGAGCTTTAAGAGATGAGGTTGGTTATTACAGAATTACAGGTAGAGTAGATGATGTAATTATTGTTTCTGGTCATAATTTAGGAACTGCACCAATTGAAGATGCAATAAATGAGCATCCTGCAGTTGTAGAATCTGCTATTGTTGGTTTCCCTCATGATATTAAAGGAAGTGCATTATATGGTTATGTAATATTAAAAGATACAGGAGAAAGTAGAGATCAAAATAACTTAAGAAAAGAGATCAATCAGATTATTACAGAACACATTGGCCCAATTGCAAAATTAGATAAAATTCATTTTTCAGAAGGATTACCAAAAACTCGTTCAGGAAAAATTATGAGACGTATTTTACGTAAAATTGCTTGTAATGAATTAGATAATTTAGGAGATACAAGTACACTTTTAAACCCAGAAGTTGTACAAGATATTATTGATAAAAGATTGTAA
- a CDS encoding response regulator: MRKILIVDDEPNIVMTLEYAFKKKGLEVLIARDGNEALQILEHQKPDVILLDIMMPNVDGYQTLKHIRSNDSLKHIKVAFLTAKNRTSDIEKGLELGADKYLIKPFSIKKIVSEIFELID; encoded by the coding sequence ATGAGAAAGATTTTAATTGTTGATGATGAGCCAAATATTGTAATGACCTTAGAATATGCCTTTAAAAAGAAAGGTCTAGAGGTGCTGATTGCAAGAGATGGAAATGAAGCTTTACAGATTTTAGAACATCAAAAACCAGATGTTATTTTGTTAGATATTATGATGCCAAATGTTGATGGTTATCAAACGTTAAAACATATAAGGAGCAACGATAGTTTAAAACATATTAAAGTTGCTTTTTTAACAGCAAAGAATAGAACATCAGATATAGAAAAAGGGTTGGAGTTAGGTGCAGATAAGTATTTAATAAAACCATTTTCTATTAAAAAAATAGTTTCAGAGATATTTGAACTAATTGATTAA
- a CDS encoding ATP-binding protein, whose amino-acid sequence MSNYFLFFIIISYLSILFFIAYKAEKNSKSKWVNNPYMYTLSLAVYCSAWTYYGSVGIAANSGISFLPIYLGPVIASPLWIVVLRKIIKISKQQKISSIADFISLRYGNHRFLGALVSIICFLGIVPYIALQLKAVSETFEIMTDDTSYVSTNILDDSTFYIAVILAIFATFFGTQKTDASEKHRGIVTSVAFESILKLVFFLIIGVYVTYVLFDGTEDIYTKISKVKDFEQLTTIGSFEKALNWMFMIMLSFIAIFLLPRQFQVSVIENNREKHLKKAIWLFPLYLLLFNIFVIYIAWAGKLTFGDTVNAEYYTLLLPLQNGNVFLALLVFLGGFSAAISMVVISTLALSTMISNNLIIPYGFLEKFIKNHPEKNAKYILTIRRLSIFLIIILAYLFYINFSIELSLYSIGLISFVIIAQLAPSFFIGLYWNRGSSKAAITGIIIGFLITAYTLILPFTIEAFTGSSSFTDNGIFNLSFTKPYALFGIDFLSPPAHAFFWSLLINTVIYLVLSLLFKGNYRERNYAEMYVDSKNYATLQDGALVWKGEAYVADIKNILIKFLGEKRAQRALSIFFTKYKLPQNTQLADARLINFSEKLLTGSIGSASAKILIDNVVKEEEISLVEVLKILEESKETIANNKLLKEKSDELFTLTDQLKEANQNLIKKDLQKDEFLDTVAHELKTPITGIRAATELILDDESMEAEIKTQFLKNILQDSDRLSRLIHNILDFEKLSTGRDHLDLYENDIRKTIEKAINSIKQIAHKKGVELIFSEEENILFKYDEDRILQVLTNLLSNAIKFCPLQNGIIKISFKKTDSYHCVFVEDNGKGIIEEDIEYIFDKFFQSINQNTIKPQGSGLGLAISKQIIEMHKGKIWIEKTNKKGTIFGFKLPFN is encoded by the coding sequence ATGAGTAATTACTTCTTGTTTTTTATTATTATTTCTTATTTATCTATTCTTTTTTTTATTGCTTATAAAGCAGAGAAAAATTCTAAGAGTAAATGGGTAAATAATCCATATATGTATACATTATCTCTAGCAGTTTACTGTTCTGCTTGGACATATTATGGTAGTGTAGGTATCGCTGCAAATTCTGGTATTAGTTTTTTACCCATTTATCTGGGGCCAGTGATTGCATCTCCCTTATGGATTGTTGTTCTAAGAAAAATAATTAAAATATCTAAACAACAAAAAATTTCTTCAATAGCAGATTTTATTTCTCTCAGATATGGAAATCATCGATTTCTTGGTGCATTAGTAAGTATCATTTGTTTTCTAGGAATTGTGCCTTATATCGCATTACAATTAAAAGCTGTTTCAGAAACTTTTGAGATTATGACTGATGACACCAGTTATGTATCTACCAATATTTTAGATGATTCTACTTTTTATATAGCAGTAATATTGGCAATTTTTGCTACTTTTTTTGGTACACAAAAAACGGATGCATCAGAGAAACATAGAGGTATTGTTACATCTGTAGCCTTTGAATCAATATTAAAGCTAGTATTTTTCTTAATAATTGGTGTTTATGTAACGTATGTTTTGTTTGATGGAACGGAAGATATTTATACTAAAATTTCTAAAGTTAAAGACTTTGAACAGTTAACAACAATCGGTAGTTTTGAGAAGGCTTTAAATTGGATGTTTATGATTATGTTATCATTTATAGCTATTTTCTTATTACCAAGACAGTTTCAAGTTTCAGTTATTGAAAACAATCGAGAGAAACATTTAAAAAAGGCAATTTGGCTATTTCCATTATATCTTTTATTATTCAATATTTTTGTTATTTATATTGCTTGGGCAGGTAAATTAACCTTTGGAGATACTGTAAATGCGGAGTATTATACTTTATTATTACCATTACAAAACGGAAATGTTTTTTTAGCATTATTAGTTTTTTTAGGTGGTTTTTCTGCTGCAATATCTATGGTGGTAATTTCTACGCTTGCACTCTCTACCATGATTAGTAATAACTTAATTATTCCCTATGGATTTTTAGAGAAATTTATAAAAAATCATCCTGAAAAAAACGCGAAGTATATTCTTACAATAAGAAGATTATCAATTTTCTTGATTATTATTTTAGCGTATCTTTTTTATATTAATTTTTCTATTGAGTTATCTCTTTATTCAATCGGTTTAATCTCTTTTGTGATCATAGCACAATTAGCACCTTCTTTTTTTATTGGTCTTTATTGGAATAGAGGTTCTTCTAAAGCAGCAATTACAGGAATAATTATCGGGTTTCTAATAACAGCCTATACACTGATTCTGCCTTTTACAATAGAAGCTTTTACGGGTTCTTCCTCTTTTACTGATAACGGAATTTTCAATTTATCATTCACAAAACCTTATGCTTTATTTGGTATTGATTTTTTAAGTCCTCCTGCGCACGCTTTTTTCTGGAGTTTATTAATAAATACTGTCATCTATTTAGTGCTTTCCTTACTTTTTAAAGGAAATTATAGAGAACGTAATTACGCGGAAATGTATGTTGATAGTAAAAACTATGCTACTTTACAAGATGGAGCGTTGGTTTGGAAAGGAGAAGCTTATGTTGCTGATATCAAAAATATTTTAATTAAGTTTTTAGGAGAAAAAAGAGCCCAAAGAGCTTTAAGTATCTTTTTTACGAAATATAAACTTCCTCAAAATACACAGCTTGCAGACGCAAGATTAATTAATTTTTCAGAGAAACTCCTAACAGGAAGTATTGGTAGTGCATCAGCAAAAATATTGATTGATAATGTTGTAAAAGAAGAGGAAATAAGTTTGGTTGAGGTTTTAAAGATTTTAGAAGAATCTAAAGAAACAATTGCCAACAATAAATTACTAAAAGAAAAATCTGACGAATTATTTACGCTAACAGATCAGTTAAAAGAGGCAAATCAAAACTTAATTAAAAAAGATCTACAAAAAGATGAGTTTTTAGACACAGTTGCTCACGAATTGAAAACACCAATAACAGGAATACGTGCTGCTACAGAATTAATTTTAGATGATGAAAGCATGGAAGCTGAAATTAAGACTCAGTTTCTAAAAAATATATTGCAAGATTCAGATAGGTTATCAAGGTTAATTCATAATATTTTAGATTTTGAAAAATTATCAACCGGAAGAGATCATCTAGATTTATATGAAAACGATATTCGTAAAACAATTGAGAAGGCAATTAATAGTATTAAACAAATCGCTCATAAAAAAGGAGTGGAATTAATTTTTTCAGAGGAAGAAAACATCTTGTTTAAGTATGATGAAGATCGTATTTTACAGGTGTTAACCAATTTATTATCGAATGCAATTAAATTCTGTCCGCTTCAAAATGGAATTATAAAAATCAGTTTTAAAAAGACAGATTCTTATCATTGTGTCTTTGTAGAAGATAATGGTAAAGGCATCATTGAGGAAGATATTGAATATATTTTTGATAAGTTTTTTCAGTCAATTAATCAAAATACAATTAAACCTCAAGGTAGTGGATTGGGGTTAGCGATAAGCAAACAGATCATAGAAATGCATAAAGGAAAAATTTGGATAGAAAAAACAAATAAAAAAGGCACAATTTTTGGTTTTAAACTACCTTTTAACTAA